From one Paenibacillus sp. FSL K6-1330 genomic stretch:
- a CDS encoding lasso peptide biosynthesis PqqD family chaperone, giving the protein MTTELITTDALVVQSEGFLVSDMDGEKVMLSIENGKYYNLGRIGGRIWELISSPVTISNMVDQLVLEYEIEPELCEQQVRLFLKQLATEGLVQVDK; this is encoded by the coding sequence ATGACTACTGAATTAATCACGACAGACGCTCTCGTTGTACAATCCGAAGGTTTCTTGGTCAGTGATATGGATGGCGAGAAGGTGATGCTGAGCATCGAAAACGGCAAGTATTATAATCTGGGACGGATTGGCGGGCGGATATGGGAACTTATTTCGTCTCCCGTCACGATCTCCAATATGGTGGATCAATTGGTATTGGAATATGAGATCGAACCGGAGCTCTGTGAGCAGCAGGTACGATTATTCCTCAAGCAGTTAGCCACAGAAGGCCTTGTTCAGGTGGATAAATAG
- a CDS encoding lasso peptide biosynthesis B2 protein — translation MSLYRKARRFMSYPVSMKLMLAEAYLYLAWGRVFKLFPFQKVSPSLGEPMKETPYVGYTEEELSLVRQISRAVHTMSRVTWWESQCLVKAVAAMKMLERRGIPSTLYLGSGRDDNGMMVAHAWLRFGSYIVTGREGHERYAVVGIFGKDMGTEGLNLKRSSDKEFLH, via the coding sequence ATGAGCCTGTACCGGAAAGCACGCCGATTCATGTCTTATCCTGTAAGCATGAAGCTTATGTTGGCAGAAGCTTACTTGTATCTGGCTTGGGGAAGAGTGTTCAAGCTGTTCCCTTTTCAAAAGGTATCTCCGTCTCTGGGAGAACCTATGAAGGAGACACCGTATGTGGGCTATACGGAGGAGGAGCTTTCGCTTGTCCGCCAAATCTCCAGAGCCGTCCATACCATGAGCCGTGTCACATGGTGGGAAAGCCAATGCCTGGTTAAAGCCGTTGCCGCGATGAAGATGCTGGAGCGAAGAGGGATTCCGAGTACACTTTATCTGGGAAGCGGTCGGGACGATAACGGAATGATGGTTGCCCATGCCTGGCTCCGCTTCGGCTCTTATATTGTAACGGGAAGAGAAGGGCATGAAAGGTATGCCGTTGTCGGGATATTCGGTAAGGATATGGGGACCGAAGGTTTGAACTTGAAGCGGTCATCCGATAAGGAGTTTTTACATTGA
- a CDS encoding ABC transporter ATP-binding protein: MKDLFYFIRKMHGMAGFKLYLNMGMILFISVLDGIGIYLIVPLLGVIGVFQTDLSGVPLVSTLMDLAGSWSLQFNLPMVLVLYVVIVGGQALLQRSQNLLNAKILQRFIRKLRMETYQGLLHAKWEFFLRHRKSDFNHVMTNELGRVNQGTFLFLQMVSSFLFTIIQIGLALWLAPMLTLIVLMSGGLLALFGRRFIRRSKRIGEQTTELSKYYFAGISEHFNGIKDIKSNRLEPFHMNWFDRLSRKMEHNFIQFGKINSLSQLIYRLSSVLLVAGFVYLALEVLRTPAEQLLMIVLIFSRLWPRFISIQSSTEQLVSNFPAFRAIRELQAEYEVDREIAGSISMTGGERLQLQHGIDCTHVDYRYDGASPVYALRNINLHIPANRMTAIVGKSGAGKSTLIDLLMGLIQPESGQVLVDGVSMEDERQLMSLRGGIGYVAQDPFLFNESIRDNLKLVAPDASDNELWEALRFSASDEFVHGLPLGLDTVIGDRGIRLSGGERQRIVLARAILKKPSILVLDEATSALDSENEQRIQEALEQLKGSMTIIVIAHRLSTIRHADQVIVMEQGRVIQQGGYQQLSQDHKGTFRQLLSYQTGAQM, from the coding sequence TTGAAGGATCTCTTTTATTTTATCCGTAAAATGCATGGGATGGCCGGGTTTAAGCTCTACCTCAATATGGGTATGATCCTGTTCATCAGTGTTCTGGACGGCATCGGCATCTATTTGATCGTCCCTCTGCTCGGTGTCATTGGTGTATTCCAGACCGATTTGAGCGGGGTGCCGCTTGTCTCAACCTTGATGGATCTAGCTGGTTCATGGTCATTGCAGTTCAATTTGCCGATGGTGCTGGTCCTCTATGTGGTGATTGTGGGCGGGCAAGCCCTGCTGCAGCGCAGTCAGAACCTGTTGAATGCAAAAATATTGCAGCGATTCATTCGCAAACTGCGCATGGAAACGTATCAGGGGTTGCTGCATGCCAAGTGGGAGTTCTTCCTGCGCCACCGCAAGTCGGATTTCAACCATGTCATGACCAATGAACTCGGGCGCGTGAATCAAGGCACGTTTCTGTTCTTGCAGATGGTTTCGTCTTTCTTGTTCACGATAATTCAGATTGGGCTTGCTCTATGGCTTGCCCCGATGCTGACCCTCATCGTCCTGATGAGCGGTGGGCTCCTTGCCCTGTTTGGACGCCGATTCATCCGGCGGTCGAAGCGGATCGGCGAGCAGACGACAGAGCTTTCGAAATATTATTTTGCGGGCATCAGCGAACATTTCAACGGCATAAAGGATATTAAGAGCAACCGGTTGGAGCCATTTCATATGAACTGGTTTGACAGGCTGTCGCGAAAAATGGAGCATAATTTTATCCAATTTGGCAAGATCAATTCCTTGTCCCAGCTGATCTATCGGCTCTCGTCTGTATTGCTGGTTGCCGGATTTGTGTATTTGGCGCTGGAAGTGCTGCGTACGCCTGCTGAACAGCTGCTGATGATCGTTCTTATCTTTTCGCGCCTATGGCCTAGATTTATCAGCATTCAATCGAGCACCGAGCAGCTCGTGTCGAATTTCCCGGCCTTCCGGGCGATACGCGAGCTGCAAGCGGAATACGAGGTAGACAGGGAGATCGCCGGATCGATTTCGATGACAGGGGGCGAGCGACTTCAGCTGCAGCATGGAATCGATTGTACTCATGTGGACTATCGGTACGATGGCGCTTCCCCCGTCTATGCTTTGCGAAATATCAACTTACATATTCCTGCTAATCGCATGACGGCCATCGTCGGCAAATCAGGGGCGGGCAAGAGCACCCTTATCGATCTTCTTATGGGACTGATCCAACCGGAGAGCGGGCAAGTTCTTGTGGACGGCGTGTCTATGGAGGACGAACGTCAGTTGATGTCGCTCCGAGGGGGTATCGGATATGTGGCGCAGGATCCTTTTCTCTTCAATGAGAGCATCCGGGATAATCTGAAGCTGGTTGCTCCCGATGCCTCGGATAACGAGCTGTGGGAAGCGCTGAGGTTTTCAGCCTCCGACGAATTCGTACATGGGCTTCCGCTAGGCCTCGACACCGTCATTGGTGACCGCGGTATCCGCCTGTCCGGTGGAGAACGTCAGCGGATTGTGCTGGCGAGAGCTATCTTGAAAAAGCCTTCGATTCTGGTGTTGGACGAAGCGACAAGCGCACTCGACAGTGAGAACGAGCAGCGGATACAGGAAGCGTTGGAACAGCTGAAAGGGAGCATGACGATCATCGTGATCGCCCACCGACTGTCCACCATTCGCCATGCCGATCAGGTCATCGTGATGGAGCAAGGGCGGGTTATCCAGCAGGGGGGGTATCAGCAGCTTTCCCAAGATCACAAAGGCACTTTCCGGCAGCTGCTGAGTTATCAGACAGGTGCTCAGATGTAA
- a CDS encoding cold-shock protein has product MQTGTVKWFNAEKGFGFIEVEGGEDVFVHFSAITGDGFKSLDEGQRVEFNVVQGNRGQQAENVVKL; this is encoded by the coding sequence ATGCAAACAGGAACAGTGAAATGGTTTAACGCAGAAAAAGGATTTGGTTTCATCGAGGTTGAAGGTGGCGAAGACGTATTCGTACACTTTAGTGCAATCACAGGTGACGGCTTCAAGTCGCTTGATGAAGGACAACGTGTTGAATTTAACGTAGTCCAAGGCAACCGCGGTCAACAAGCTGAGAACGTTGTAAAACTGTAG
- a CDS encoding cold-shock protein — MSYSWNKPLENLPEEMTAIWSCTKEGCNGWIRDSFSFKEVPVCSQCASSMVSSNKVLPILVSSDQQIKLYRKNQRKDTKS, encoded by the coding sequence TTGTCTTATTCTTGGAATAAACCACTGGAAAATCTGCCGGAAGAGATGACTGCGATCTGGTCTTGTACGAAGGAAGGGTGTAACGGTTGGATTCGAGATAGCTTCTCGTTCAAGGAAGTTCCCGTTTGTTCACAGTGCGCGTCGTCCATGGTCAGCAGCAATAAAGTCTTGCCGATCCTTGTTTCGTCGGATCAGCAAATCAAGCTTTACCGTAAGAATCAGCGCAAGGACACCAAATCGTAA
- a CDS encoding helix-turn-helix domain-containing protein gives MQVFEDWNLKVKKTFNATSNEEVLTVSEAGQLLGLSKDQMKRYVDQNKLTKVPIMRSVHRYLLLKSEIDHIVKNGRSAHPNI, from the coding sequence ATGCAGGTGTTCGAAGATTGGAATTTAAAGGTGAAAAAAACGTTTAATGCAACCAGTAATGAAGAAGTATTAACCGTTTCTGAGGCAGGTCAATTGTTAGGTCTGTCCAAAGATCAAATGAAAAGATATGTCGATCAGAATAAGCTGACCAAAGTTCCGATCATGAGAAGCGTGCATCGATACCTTTTGTTGAAGAGTGAAATCGATCATATTGTGAAAAACGGTAGGTCTGCTCACCCCAATATATAA
- a CDS encoding Hsp20/alpha crystallin family protein translates to MFDLMPFGKRREDAFGQLVKSFHDVFNDAFQDEVFAPFKGSMMSFKTDVKETERAYLVEAELPGFQKDDIEISYADPYLTIKAVRKEDNSVEDTKQQIVRKERRYGEYVRRFYVQNIAEDQIAASLKDGVLKLEIPKQPDSGKKRIQIRDDI, encoded by the coding sequence ATGTTTGATTTGATGCCATTTGGAAAGCGCAGAGAGGATGCCTTCGGGCAGTTGGTGAAGTCATTTCACGATGTCTTTAACGATGCGTTTCAAGATGAGGTGTTTGCACCGTTCAAAGGTTCGATGATGTCTTTCAAAACAGACGTTAAAGAGACGGAGCGCGCTTATCTGGTTGAGGCGGAGCTTCCAGGTTTTCAAAAAGACGACATCGAAATCAGCTACGCTGACCCTTACTTAACGATCAAAGCCGTTCGCAAGGAAGATAACAGCGTGGAGGATACGAAGCAGCAAATCGTCCGGAAGGAACGTCGTTATGGCGAGTATGTGCGCAGATTCTACGTTCAGAATATAGCAGAGGACCAAATTGCCGCTTCCCTGAAGGATGGGGTCCTCAAGCTTGAAATACCGAAACAGCCGGACTCTGGTAAGAAACGCATCCAGATCCGGGATGATATCTAA
- a CDS encoding PspA/IM30 family protein, with the protein MGILSRFKDVMKVNVNALLDRTEDPEKTVDTYMRSLNTDLGQVKAETASVLSDERRAKRALDECGAEIKKLQRYAEKAVEAGNEDNALKFLERKATQAQKLNELQAAYESASANAIRMKQMQDKLVSDMSQLEARYAELKGKMAAAKAQQDLNASHSSSGGANAAFNTMEEKANRALDEALALAELRSGAKEDDLDDLIAELEKNMRKDGAAPMETLPAQDELEAIKEKLKEKE; encoded by the coding sequence GTGGGAATCTTATCGAGGTTTAAGGATGTTATGAAGGTGAATGTGAACGCACTGTTGGATCGGACGGAAGATCCGGAGAAAACAGTTGACACGTATATGCGTAGCTTGAATACGGACTTGGGTCAGGTGAAAGCGGAGACGGCTTCCGTGCTTTCGGATGAGCGAAGAGCGAAGCGGGCCCTTGATGAGTGTGGTGCCGAGATCAAGAAGTTGCAGCGATATGCAGAGAAGGCCGTAGAAGCGGGAAATGAGGATAATGCCCTGAAGTTTCTGGAGAGAAAAGCAACCCAGGCCCAGAAGCTGAACGAACTGCAGGCAGCATACGAATCGGCATCCGCAAACGCCATTAGGATGAAACAAATGCAGGATAAGCTGGTGTCGGACATGAGCCAATTGGAGGCTCGCTATGCCGAGTTGAAAGGGAAGATGGCGGCTGCCAAAGCCCAGCAGGATTTAAACGCCAGCCATTCATCCTCGGGCGGTGCGAATGCGGCATTCAACACGATGGAAGAGAAGGCAAACCGTGCCTTGGATGAAGCGCTGGCCCTGGCTGAGCTTCGCTCCGGAGCGAAGGAAGACGATCTGGACGATCTGATCGCTGAATTGGAGAAGAATATGAGGAAGGACGGAGCTGCTCCAATGGAGACTCTCCCTGCCCAGGATGAACTGGAAGCAATCAAAGAAAAGCTGAAAGAGAAGGAATAA